The following proteins are encoded in a genomic region of Sandaracinaceae bacterium:
- the tyrA gene encoding bifunctional chorismate mutase/prephenate dehydrogenase, with translation MSNHPPESRDRPLSVLRETLDTLDRDVLKLLAQRMGVVAEIAAHKRQNAVRIRDLARERAILTDRKAQAEALGLPPSVIESIWRLLMLASRDHQASLRAEVPLQVEAKTIAILGGQGGMGRVLHRMFADLGHTVLISDLGTPLSAVDAAKQADVVIVSVPIQATEEVIRAVGPHVRKDGLLMDVTSIKQLPLDVMLASTEASVIGTHPMFGPGVHTFQGQRVVVCRGRGDAWWDWLTQTLRARGFTVSEATAQHHDKMMSVVQVLNHYQTQVLGLALSRLGIPLEDSLAFTSPAYLLETYVAARHFAQSPALYGAIEMLNPSTAAVTSAFQDSAREIAEILQQRDQARFDAVFDEVRSFFGEFTEEAQEQSSFLIDRLIELTAGRSAES, from the coding sequence ATGTCGAACCACCCTCCCGAGTCCCGAGACCGCCCCCTCTCTGTCTTGCGCGAGACGCTGGACACGCTGGACCGCGACGTGTTGAAGCTGCTGGCTCAGCGCATGGGCGTGGTCGCCGAGATCGCCGCGCACAAGCGCCAGAACGCGGTGCGCATCCGGGACCTGGCGCGGGAGCGGGCCATCCTGACCGACCGCAAGGCGCAGGCCGAAGCGCTGGGCCTGCCGCCGTCGGTCATCGAGTCCATCTGGCGCCTGCTCATGCTGGCCAGCCGGGACCACCAGGCCAGCCTGCGCGCCGAGGTGCCGCTGCAGGTGGAGGCCAAGACCATCGCCATCTTGGGCGGGCAGGGCGGCATGGGGCGCGTGCTGCACCGCATGTTCGCGGACCTGGGCCACACCGTGCTCATCAGCGACCTGGGCACGCCGCTCTCGGCGGTAGACGCCGCCAAGCAGGCCGACGTGGTCATCGTGAGCGTGCCCATCCAGGCCACCGAGGAGGTCATCCGCGCGGTGGGTCCGCACGTGCGCAAGGACGGCCTCTTGATGGACGTCACCTCCATCAAGCAGCTGCCGCTGGATGTCATGCTGGCGTCCACCGAGGCCAGCGTGATCGGCACGCACCCCATGTTCGGGCCGGGCGTGCACACCTTCCAGGGCCAGCGCGTGGTGGTGTGCCGCGGGCGCGGCGACGCCTGGTGGGACTGGCTCACGCAGACGCTGCGGGCGCGCGGGTTCACCGTGTCCGAGGCCACCGCCCAGCACCACGACAAGATGATGTCCGTGGTGCAGGTGCTCAACCACTACCAGACGCAGGTGCTGGGCCTGGCGCTCAGCCGGCTGGGCATTCCGCTCGAGGACTCGCTCGCGTTCACGTCGCCCGCGTACCTGCTCGAGACCTACGTGGCGGCCCGCCACTTCGCGCAGTCGCCGGCGCTCTACGGAGCCATCGAGATGCTCAACCCCAGCACGGCGGCGGTGACCAGCGCGTTCCAGGACAGCGCGCGCGAGATCGCGGAGATCCTGCAGCAGCGCGACCAGGCGCGCTTCGACGCCGTGTTCGACGAGGTGCGCAGCTTCTTCGGAGAGTTCACCGAAGAGGCCCAGGAGCAGAGCAGCTTCTTGATCGACCGGCTCATCGAGCTCACGGCAGGGCGCTCCGCCGAGTCATGA
- a CDS encoding ComF family protein, with protein MDALSVLRGLLDLIAPLRCPGCDVPVDRDDDAEQPPDPHTRAFCDACWPALELFPGAEALYSYGGPLADAIKRLKYDGRMDTLRGLTPLMDRAYASMVGQVDMVVSVPLHPKRRIARGFDQSALLVQPLAKALGVPLRRNVLARTRDTPPQAQLDADARSRNVMGAFTSVPLRGERVLLFDDVRTTGATLDAASAALLEAGAGTVIMLSLAGRT; from the coding sequence ATGGATGCCCTCTCCGTCCTCCGAGGCCTGCTGGACCTCATTGCCCCCCTGCGCTGCCCGGGCTGCGACGTGCCGGTGGATCGCGATGACGACGCCGAGCAGCCGCCCGACCCGCACACCCGCGCCTTCTGCGACGCGTGCTGGCCCGCGCTCGAGCTGTTCCCCGGCGCGGAGGCGCTCTACAGCTACGGCGGGCCGCTGGCCGACGCCATCAAGCGGCTGAAGTACGACGGGCGCATGGACACGCTCCGCGGGCTGACTCCGCTGATGGACCGCGCCTACGCCAGCATGGTGGGCCAGGTGGACATGGTGGTGAGCGTGCCGCTGCACCCCAAGCGGCGCATCGCGCGCGGCTTCGACCAGTCGGCGCTGCTGGTGCAACCGCTGGCGAAGGCGCTGGGGGTGCCGCTGCGGCGCAACGTGCTGGCCCGCACGCGGGACACGCCGCCACAGGCCCAGCTGGACGCCGACGCGCGCAGCCGCAACGTGATGGGCGCGTTCACGTCCGTGCCGCTGCGAGGCGAGCGCGTGCTGCTGTTCGACGACGTGCGCACTACGGGGGCCACGCTGGATGCCGCGAGCGCGGCGCTGCTGGAAGCCGGCGCCGGGACCGTGATCATGCTGAGCCTGGCGGGACGGACGTAG
- a CDS encoding protein kinase family protein: MPPRRGFELNTGSVFGERYKVVKKLGAGSEGEVYQIAERSTGVHRAAKLFFLPPTEAGKQVVWSARKLDKLQHCPIVLHYHHTMRVDVRGQSVLCLISDLFDGVQLESFIQQQPGRRLHPFMALNLLHDIARGLEKIHAVGEYHGDVHSQNILVQQTGIYMNLRLLDFYDRGRPSKRLRRLDVLDAVRILYQCIGGRKHYSKAGDHIRYICCGMQASLIARRFPNVSTLRNHLESFDWVD; this comes from the coding sequence ATGCCGCCACGCCGAGGATTCGAGCTCAACACCGGGAGCGTGTTCGGGGAACGCTACAAGGTGGTGAAGAAGCTGGGCGCCGGCAGCGAGGGTGAGGTCTACCAGATCGCGGAGCGCTCCACCGGCGTGCACCGCGCGGCCAAGCTGTTCTTCCTGCCGCCCACCGAGGCCGGCAAGCAGGTGGTGTGGAGCGCGCGCAAGCTGGACAAGCTGCAGCACTGCCCCATCGTCCTGCACTACCACCACACCATGCGCGTGGACGTGCGCGGCCAGAGCGTGCTCTGCCTCATCTCGGACTTGTTCGATGGGGTGCAGCTCGAGTCGTTCATCCAGCAGCAGCCCGGGCGCCGCCTGCACCCGTTCATGGCCCTCAACCTGCTGCACGACATCGCGCGCGGGCTCGAGAAGATCCACGCCGTGGGCGAGTACCACGGCGACGTGCACTCGCAGAACATCCTGGTGCAGCAGACGGGCATCTACATGAACCTGCGCCTGCTGGACTTCTACGACCGCGGCCGCCCCAGCAAGCGCTTGCGGCGGCTGGACGTGTTGGACGCCGTGCGCATCCTCTACCAGTGCATCGGCGGCCGAAAGCACTACAGCAAAGCGGGCGACCACATCCGCTACATCTGCTGCGGCATGCAGGCCTCGCTCATCGCGCGGCGCTTCCCCAACGTCAGCACGCTGCGCAACCACCTCGAGTCGTTCGACTGGGTCGACTGA
- a CDS encoding dodecin domain-containing protein translates to MSVARVTEIIASSDVSFDDAVQQGVARAVKTLKNVRSAWVQDQKVHVENGKIASYRVNLKVTFVLED, encoded by the coding sequence ATGTCCGTCGCCCGTGTTACCGAGATCATCGCGTCGTCCGACGTCAGCTTCGACGACGCCGTGCAGCAGGGCGTGGCCCGTGCGGTCAAGACGCTCAAGAACGTCCGCAGCGCCTGGGTGCAGGACCAGAAGGTCCACGTCGAGAACGGCAAGATCGCCTCGTACCGCGTCAACCTCAAGGTGACGTTCGTGCTCGAGGACTGA
- a CDS encoding serine/threonine protein kinase — MARCPFSGEAVDPQTRLPDNVEWRPSREELTGTLLDDRYLVGQRIGEGAMGSVYRSEHIRLGTTVAVKVLHGRFESGSAAEKRFLREGQSAGRVEHPNVVRVFDVGRLPDGAPYIVMEHLEGVELSAQITPGGLSIQRVLTLAEQLLQGLACAHSHRVIHRDIKPDNIFLARSGGEEVLKILDFSIAKDQSADTMTRDGDVLGTPQYLAPEQASGRPVDGRVDLWAAGVVIYELLTGKVPFHGQNLPNLILAILKNPAKPPSQIVAGLTPAVDAFFEKALAKDAADRFQDAGTMWTALRTALAPLLLGPAPQGDLPSVTVMESIELYDTLIDET; from the coding sequence GTGGCCCGGTGCCCATTCTCGGGCGAGGCCGTGGACCCTCAGACGCGCCTCCCGGACAACGTGGAGTGGCGCCCGTCGCGCGAAGAACTCACGGGCACGCTCCTGGATGACCGCTACCTGGTCGGGCAACGGATAGGCGAGGGGGCCATGGGCTCGGTCTACCGCTCGGAGCACATTCGGCTGGGCACCACCGTGGCGGTCAAGGTGCTGCATGGCCGCTTCGAGAGCGGCAGCGCGGCCGAAAAGCGCTTCCTCCGCGAGGGGCAATCGGCCGGGCGCGTCGAGCACCCCAACGTGGTGCGCGTGTTCGACGTGGGCAGGCTCCCCGATGGCGCCCCGTACATCGTCATGGAGCACCTCGAGGGCGTGGAGCTCAGCGCGCAGATCACGCCGGGCGGGCTCTCCATCCAGCGGGTCCTCACGCTGGCCGAGCAGCTGCTGCAGGGCCTGGCCTGCGCGCACTCGCACCGCGTCATCCATCGCGACATCAAGCCCGACAACATCTTCCTGGCGCGCTCCGGCGGGGAGGAGGTGCTCAAGATCCTCGACTTCAGCATCGCCAAGGACCAGTCGGCCGACACCATGACGCGCGACGGGGACGTGTTGGGCACGCCCCAATACCTCGCGCCCGAGCAGGCCAGTGGGCGTCCGGTGGACGGGCGCGTGGACCTCTGGGCGGCCGGGGTGGTCATCTACGAGCTGCTCACGGGGAAGGTGCCGTTCCACGGCCAGAACCTGCCCAACCTCATCCTGGCGATCTTGAAGAACCCTGCCAAGCCGCCATCCCAGATCGTGGCGGGGCTGACCCCCGCGGTGGACGCCTTCTTCGAGAAGGCCCTGGCCAAAGACGCGGCCGACCGCTTTCAGGACGCCGGCACCATGTGGACCGCGCTCCGCACGGCCCTCGCGCCCCTGCTGCTCGGCCCCGCACCGCAGGGGGACTTGCCGTCGGTGACCGTCATGGAGTCCATCGAGCTGTACGACACGCTCATCGACGAGACCTGA